Within Leeia speluncae, the genomic segment TTCATCGTGGGCAACGATACCTCATGGGGGGCTTCAAGTCTCCCCAAAAAATGGATACACGTAGTTCCTTTAGCTTTCTATGTCCTCTTCGAGGTTTTCAAGGTAAGCCGCATTCACTCTCGGTTGATTTCATCGATAATAAGTTACTTTCAGACAGAATTCATTGTCTTGTTGGCCAAAATGGAACCGGAAAAAGTAGGTTGCTTCGCGAGTTTATCCTAGCGGTTGGAAATTCAGCCGCATCGGACGAGACGGTCCCGCCATTTATTGACAACTTTGAATCAACCGCGCGAGATGATTTGTTTAAGTTTGACGGACAAGACTATTCGCGAGTCATAGCGATATCATCAGATGCAGAGAGTAATTTTCCCACAGCTGTGCGGAGTGATTCACGATTTGAATACTATCTCATCAACCTACACAGATCTGAGATCCGGGAAGGTGGGACTAACATTTCCACTCGTCTCCTTGTTGACCTCATGCGTGCGTCTGACCTCATTGGGCAAAATAGCCGCTGGCAGATCTTCCAAAAGGCACTTTATGGTTACATTAATATTTCAGATATATATTTGCCTTTGCTAGATGATGTGAACCACGGACGAGCGATTACGTTGGATGGACTAAAGTGGGTGAGTGCCGCGACTCTCCTGTCAATCGGGGAGCAGTCCTCACTTGAACTATTTGGGATGCTCGACCTATCCCGAGAAGTGACTTTTATAAGCGAGGGTAAAGAAATAAGTCCTAGCTCCGGCGAACGAATGTATTTCAGATTTGCTTTAAATCTCTTAAGTTTTATCGATTCAGGATATGTCCTAGTCATCGATGAGCCAGAAACCCACTTGCACCCCAATTTGGTGTGTGACTTCATGAACTTGCTATACGACGTACTAACGCCCACAAACTCAATTGCTTTAATTGCAACACACTCAGCATACGTGATTCGTGAAGTACCCACCCACTGCGCACACGTATATAGCATCGATGAAAACCGCATACCATCTGAAAAATTTGTATCTCTAAAAACACTGGGAGCAAGTGTTGAAAGCATCTCACAAGCAATATTCGCGGACTCAAATGTAAAAAAATTTCATCAGCGTCTTGTGCGCATTATGGGCTCTGAGGGAAAAACAATCGATGAGCTAATTCAGGTATATGCTGGATTAGTAAGCCCAGAAATGCTTTCTCAGGTAGCGAGCAAGCTATACAAGGATAAATCTGCAGCGGGTGCTGAATGAGTAATGTAATACCTATACGCGTTTCAAATAACCGTGTATTAAAGCAGATAGAAACCCAGAAACCAGCAATGGCCACCACAGTACCATTGCTTCGAAATGCATATTTAAACTACCATGCTCATAAAGGGCATCCAGCTGCTCTTGTTCCTCTTACTTTAACTGAAGCAGAGCGTAATGCCCTTTATGATATTTACCAAGGTGAAACTCAAAAATATGAAGTGAAATGGATCGGCAAGTTTCGCAATGCCCCAAACCAGACGTACTGTCCGCTATGCGGATCGCCTAATCCCAGCCAATTAGAGCACTACCTCCCAAGAGCCCATTATCCAGAATTTACACTGCTTAGTTGGAATCTTGTTCCAACTTGTGCAATTTGTAACCCAAAGAGAGGACACCATGCTCACGCTCCAATGGAAGAAATGACATTAGTACACCCGTACTACGAGGAAATGCTTTTTACTCAGAATCTCTTTAGTGTGCTCATTGTTCCACCTTTTTCTGCTGTGAGCTTTGTTCCCGTAACTTGTCCTGGACCATTTTCACAAAAAATTATCAGGCGTCTTGAGCGTCAAATAGAGATTTGTTTTGATAAAGAAAAGCTCAATAGATGGCTTGCCAATAAACTTTGGAAGGAAATGCACGCGGAATTAAGCGGAATCGCAACACAGAAAGATGCAATGGCGAAAATCGTGAACAAACTCAAAATCTATCAAAAAACAACCGGCTCTAACTCTTGGGACTCAATCTTTTTTCGCGGTCTCATTGCAGATGATAACGCGGTGCAATGGCTATGTAACACACCAAGTGATATCCTCTATTAGACTCTGCGCTATACGGGGAGAAAGTGAACTCTCTTAAGATTGATTAAATTCCACTTGGACTGCTTCTAGCATGAAAGTTACTATCGTCATAACTAAGATATGAAGTTCTGCTAGGTTGAACAACAGCTACCATTACTTATTCGCATCCCCCAAAAAAGCGCTGAAAATCTCATTTACCCACAAGGCTTTCAGCGCATTCTGAGAACACCTTCAGCAGACGCCAATCTTGCTGGCATCTGCCAAACAACAATCAGCCCACTATCAAGCCTCTCTCACTCCATCCACCAACCGGCGCAAGCCGAGCGGGTAGCTGTGCTGGATTGCGTCTGGCAACAGGCTATCCGGGAAGTCCTGATAACAAACCGGGCGTAAGAAGCGCAAGATAGCTGCAGTGCCGACAGAGGTGGTGCGGGTGTCAGACGTAGCAGGGAAGGGGCCGCCTAGTACCATCGCATACCAATACGTCGGTTGGTTTGGCTATCCCCAATCTTCCTAAGCTGACCAAGTAGATGAATGGATGTCGCTTCTAAATTTATATTTCAATATTTCAACAACTCTTGTATAGTTGATTTGTAGATCGACAAAACAGTGAGACTAGCCATGCAAAAACCTTATCAAGCATTGATTCCTGATCATATTTATTTTGGTGGGGCTGATGATATTCAGCAGATGGCGGATGAAGAGCAGATCGAGGTGGTTGTTGATTTACGCGCAGAATCTACCGGTTGCGCAGCTAGTAATGATCATCTGGTCTGGCAGCAGATTCCCCTTGGCGATGGGGCAAGCGCGCTTCAGTCTGAATTGTTTCAAGAGGCAATACAAACCGTGGTTGCTGCTTATCGTGATGGTAAGAAAGTCGCTTTTCATTGTGGGGGTGGCAAGGGGCGTACCGGTACGGTAGCGGTGGGTGTGCTGCTAGAGCTTGGTGTTTGCCAACAGCTAGATGAGGCCGAGTTAATGGCCAAGAGTATTCGCCCCCTCATTAGTCTTAAACCGGATCAGCGTAAAGCGCTGGAACAACTTTACCCAACATCAAAGTAAAGAGAGAAAAACATGACAACTATTCAGACGTTTGACCCTGCGCTGTGCTGTAGTACTGGCGTGTGTGGTATAGATGTAGACCAGATGCTGGTGGCTTTTGCTGCGGATGTTGATTGGGCAAAACAAAATGGCGCGCAGATCGAGCGATTTAATTTGGCTCAGCAACCACTTGTATTTGCAGAAAATGCGACGGTGAAAGCCTTTTTAGAGCGCTCTGGCGCCGATGCATTGCCATTGATTTTAGTAGATGGTGAAGTTGCCCTTGCTGGCCGTTACCCAACTCGTGGCGAATTAGCACGTTGGGCAGGCATTAATCTTGTGAACGAGTCAAAACCGCAAAGCAATTGCTGTGCGGGTAGTAGTTGCTGCTAACTAAGGAGATTGCCATGCGCTTTCTGGATTGCCCACCTCGCTATCTTTTCTTTACCGGCAAAGGTGGCGTCGGCAAAACGTCGATTGCCTGTGCAACGGCGGTCAAACTGGCTGCCGAGGGCAAGCGGGTGTTGCTGGTGAGTACAGACCCTGCTTCTAATGTGGGGCAGGTATTTGGCGAAAGCATTGGCAATCATATTAAGGCTATTGCGGCAGTGCCTAATCTGTTTGCGCTAGAGATTGATCCGCAAGCAGCGGCGCAAGTGTATCGGGATAGGATTGTTGGCCCGGTCAGAGGGGTATTGCCGGATGCAGTTGTCAAAGGGATTGAAGAGCAACTGTCTGGTGCCTGTACGACTGAAATCGCTGCCTTTGATGAGTTTACCGAACTACTGGTGGAATCTGCATTAACGGCAGATTACCAGCACATCATTTTCGATACGGCGCCCACTGGCCATACCATTCGTTTGCTGCAATTACCCGGTGCATGGAGTGGTTTCCTTGAGGAAGGCAAAGGAGATGCTTCTTGTTTAGGGCCATTGGCCGGGCTGGAAAAGCAAAGAGCACAGTACAAAGCGGCGGTTGCCGCCCTTGCCGACCCTGCGCGAACCCGAATGGTGCTGGTGGCGCGGGCGCAGCGGGCAACCCTACGCGAAGTGGCGCGCACGCATGACGAGCTTGCCTCCATTGGGTTATCAGAGCAATTCCTGATTATTAATGGGGTGTTGCCAGAAGCGGAAGCCAAGCAAGATGTCCTCGCTAACGCCATCCACCAACGCGAGTTGGCCGCGCTAAATGAGATGCCAGATATACTGAAAGCACTGCCGTGTGATCAGATTCCATTAAAAGCATTTAATTTGGTAGGTTTGGATGCGCTTCATCAATTGCTACTGACGGATGTTCACCCTAGTGAATCGGTGTTACAGGGGGAGGCGGTTGCAATCCACGCACCAAGTTTGGCGTCTCTGGTGGATGGGCTTGCGGCGGACGAGCATGGTTTGATCATGCTGATGGGGAAGGGCGGCGTTGGAAAAACGACGATGGCGGCAGCCGTTGCCGTGGAGCTTGCCCAAAGAGGATTACCTGTTCATCTGACGACCTCTGACCCTGCGGCGCATCTCACCGATACCCTTTCTGGATCATTGCCGAATTTGACGGTGAGCCGAATTGATCCGCATGCAGAAACAGAAAGATACAGACAACATATCTTAAACACGAAGGGGGCAAAACTGGATGCGCAAGGTCGAGCCCTGCTGGAAGAAGATTTGCGCTCACCTTGCACAGAGGAAATCGCGGTTTTTCAGGCGTTTTCCAGAGTGATTCGTGAAGCGGGTAAAAAGTTTGTCGTGATGGATACCGCCCCAACCGGGCACACCTTGCTGCTACTGGATGCCACCGGCGCTTATCATCGTGAAGTCAGCCGACAAATGGGTGGCACGGGCGTGCATTTCACGACGCCGATGATGCAATTGCAAGACCCAAAGCAAACCAAGGTGCTAATTGTTACATTGGCTGAAACAACACCCGTTTTAGAGGCGGCAAACCTTCAAGCTGACTTGCGACGTGCAGGGATTGAACCTTGGGCGTGGGTGGTAAATAACAGTGTTGCAGCCTCATATTCGCAATCTCCTTTGCTACGCCAAAGGGCATTGAATGAACAGAAAGAAATCGAATTGGTGGCGACGGTACATGCTAAGCAATATGCCGTGATTCCCTTATTGCACCAAGAACCTGTCGGGCTAGATCGTCTACAAGCCTTAGCGCGGCCACAGCCAGCCACTAGTGAATAGGCAATGCCATAAAAGACAAAATGCGCTAAATGCTTCATGGATTGACGAAGCATTTAGCGCACCTTTTTAGCAAACACCAACTACGTCAGCATCTGCCAATCGGTGATCAGCCCACCATCAAGCCTCTCTTACCCCATCTACCAAGCGACGTAATCCAAGCGGGTTGCTGTGCTGGATAGCGTCTGGCAACAGGCTGTCCGGGAAGTCCTGATAACAAACCGGGCGCAAGAAGCGCAAGATGGCTGCCGTGCCGACGGAGGTGGTGCGGGTGTCGGACGTAGCAGGGAAGGGGCCGCCGTGCACCATGGCATCGCACACTTCTACGCCAGTTGGCCAACCGTTTACCAGCAAGCGGCCAGCTTTTCTTTCTAGCGTTGGCACTAATTGCTTTGCGGCCGGGATATCTGCTTCATCAATTTGCAGCGTGGCGGTCAGTTGGCCTTCTAGATGCTCTGCCACTTGGCGAATTTCCGCTTCGGTGTCGCACTGTACCACTAGCGAAGAAGAGCCAAAAATTTCTGCTTGCAGTGCTTCATTCTTCAAAAACTCTGCGGCAGTGGTGGTAAATAGCTGTGCCTGGCACTGGTTAGGGCCGGTGGCGGTTTGGCCATTGGCGACTTTGCTGGCGTGAGATTCAATGGCTGATACGCCAGATTGGTAAGCAGCAAAAATGCCAGGGGTGAGCATGGTTTGCGCTTGGCTATTGGCAATGGTCTCAGTGGCGCTCGTCATAAAGCGGTCTAGGTCAGCACCCTTTAAGGCAATCACTAAGCCCGGGTTGGTACAAAATTGGCCAGAACCAAGGGTCAGAGAGCCAATAAAGCCTTTGCCCAATGCTTCTGCTCTGGCTTTTAGGGCGGCTGGGAATAAAAACACCGGGTTAATCGAGCTCATTTCCGCATAAACAGGGATGGGCTCTGGGCGGGCTTGTGCTGCACGTAATAGCGCCATGCCGCCACTGCGCGAGCCGGTAAAGCCGACGGCTTTAATTCTTGGGTTGTTTACTAGCGTAATACCTACTTCACGGCCAGAACCAAATAGTAGAGAGAACACACCGGCTGGCAAACCGGCTTTTTGAACAGCGCGGGCAATGGCGTTACCGACTAGCTCGCTGGTGCCTGGGTGGGCGCTATGTGCTTTTACCACCACTGGGCAGCCAGCTGCTAGGGCAGATGCCGTATCACCACCCGCCACAGAGAAAGCAAGCGGGAAGTTGCTGGCACCAAATACCGCCACAGGGCCAACCGCCACTTGGCGTTGGCGTAGGTCGGCTCTTGGCAATGGCTGGCGTTCTGGCAGGGCGTTATCTACACGCGGGTCTAGCCATTCGCCACTACGCACGGTACGGGCGAAGGTACGAAGTTGTCCGCAAGTACGGCCGCGTTCGCCTTGAATACGGGCGCGGGGTAATCCGCTTTCTTCCACTGCGCGGTCAATCAGCGCGTCGCCAATTGCTTCAATTTCATCCGCAATCGCGTCCAGAAATGCAGCGCGGGTTTCGATGCTGGTTTCGCGGTAGCTATCAAACGCTGCCCAAGCGGCTTCGCATGCGGCGTCTACGTGGGTGGCATTGCCGCCCGGGTAGTTTGGGGCGAGTTTTTCGTTGGTAGCAGGGTTAATGCCCTGAATCACTTCTCTGTCGCCCAGTGTGGCGGCGCCAGCAATCAACATGTTTCCGGTTAAGCTCATTTTTTGTCCTTCTGGTAGCTAGAGAGACTCACAACCATTTGTGCGTGGGGAAAAGAAAAAAGGCGATGCACAGTGGGCATCGCCTATTCTTTAGTGCGTTACCTTAAGCAACGTTTTGCTCGGCAGACCAGTTTTTGTACCATTCGCGGAATAGTGCGTACTGGGTTTCAGCATAACGACGTTGAGAATCGCTTAGCACGTCGGTTTCGTTGAAGTGTAGGGTGTACTCGGTGTCGCCATTCAGCACCATTAGGTGTTTGTAGTACAACACTAGGTCGCAACCTTCATCAAAAGAAGACAACACGGCCAATGCGTTTTCAAGTTCACGTGCTTGGCGGCGGGCTTTTGCATCGCCTGCTGCAGCTTTTTTGCTCAGTGCCACTAGTTGCAATACTTCGCGTGGCAGGGCGTTACCAATACCAGTAATCGCGCCGGTGGCATTGCAGTTCACAAAGCCGTGAACTACTTGTGTATCTACACCCACCATCAAGGTCACTTGATCATCTTTAGAGGTGATGTTTTCTGCGGCGTAGCGCATATCTGCCGCGCCACCAAATTCTTTAAAGCCGATCAGGTTCGGGAATTCATTGCGTAGATCAAAGAACAAATCTGCGCGGGTCGCAAAGCCGTAGTATGGGCTGTTGTAAATCACTGCTGGTAGGTTTGGTGCTGCTTTCAAGATGGCAGAGAAGTGTGCGCGCTGCGCTGCTGGTGCAGCACCACGAGACAACACACGTGGGATCACCATCAGGCCATGTGCGCCCACTTTTGCTGCGTGAGCAGCATGAGAAACCGCTTCACGGGTATTTACTGCGCCAGTACCTACAATTGTAGGGATGCCAGCCGCCACCAAACGAGCAACACCTTCTTGACGTTCTGCTTCGGTCAGCAGTGGCCAATCCCCCATCGATCCACAGTACACCACGGCGCTCATGCCGATGTCGATTAGCTCGCGACCTTTTTTAACCAGCGCGTCAAAATCTGGCTTGCGGTCTGGTGTGCAAGGGGTCATTAGTGCAGGAATACAACCGGTGAAGATGTTATCGCTCATTTTATATCCTTAAAACAGCACAATCGCTGAAATGAAGTAAGGGGGCCGCCTTCGTTTCTACTGTCACTATCACACCAATTCATTTCCATTAATCTGTGTGATGCGCTGGTTTGACCAAGGTCGGTATGTCACTTGATGGGATATAGAATAACCCTTCGCCAAAGCAGAATCTTGATTGTAATCTACAATCTGGATGACGAAATCGGCATAGTTTCTCCCAAAAGACATAGCGGATTGGATGAATCTCTATCACAATATCGCTGTTCGCTATCGGTGATTGCTTCAGGGGGATTTGCTCGTCAATCGCAAGATGGTGTTGAATACCGTAGATAAAGAGTCCGCATGCTAACGCCACACGCCATTGCACAGTTATTTAAAGCAGAAGATTTTCAACGCGCAGATTCGATAGAGTCGCTGTTGCGAGGCATTAGCCCGCTATTGCCGATGCTAGATGTGATTCCAAACGCGGCGATATTTATTAAAGATGCGGCGGCAAGGTATTTGTTTGCCAACCAAACGCTAGTAGAGCGATGTGGCTTAAAACAATTAAAGCCCTTGTTAGGCAAAACCAGTGCCGAGATTTTTCCCGTGCAGTTTGGTCCGGGCTATACAGAGCAAGATCGGCTGGTGCTGGAAAATGGGCAATTACTAGAAAAACAATTAGAACTGCATCTATATAAAAGTAGAGAGCCCGGTTGGTGTCTGACTTATAAATGGCCGTTAAAAGATCAGCAGGGCAAAATTATTGGGCTAATGGGGATTTCGGTCGATCTGCAGTCTGCAACCAATACGCACCCAGCGTATCAGCGCTTGGTGGCGGTAGACGAATATATCCGCTCGCATTTTAATCGGGCAATTGCAATCTCTGAATTAACCAAAATTGCAGGGGTATCTGCCGCGCAGCTAGAAAGATACTGCAAACGGGTGTTTCACCTTACCCCAAGACAGATGATTCTAAAAACGCGTCTAGAAAATGCGCACCGATTATTGCATACCGATATGCTGATTACCGATGTCGCCTTGCATTGCGGGTATACCGATCACAGTGCGTTTAGCCGACAATTTAAATCATTAACCGGATTTACCCCCCGGCAGTATCGTCAGGCAACTGGGCGGCAAGTTGAAGAGTAGTAGGGAGGGGCGTTGGTGAATCTATTTTCCGACGCTAGAAATGAAAAAAGCCTGAACATTGTTCAGGCTTTTAAAATTTTTGGGGTGGCTGATGGGACTCGAACCCACGACAACAGGAATCACAATCCTGGACTCTACCAACTGAGCTACAGCCACCATAATCACTCATTAACTGAGTGGCGTCCCCACGGGGATTCGAACCCCGGTTACCGCCGTGAAAGGGCGATGTCCTAGGCCTCTAGACGATGGGGACCTGAGAACTTTTTTATTTCGTCTTGCCGATGAATCGTGGCAAGGCGCGTACTATAAGGCTTCTGGCGGTATCTTGTCAAACACTTTTTGAAAAATAATTCAAAAATAGTTACTTCTTTCTTTTGCCAAAGGGCGATTTGAGTTGTACGATTAAAGTAAGCAATCTGTAATGAAGATTGCAAGTAACTGTTTTACCATTCAATTTGCTAAGACTAACAGGGAACTTGAGCGCCATGGACTCTTATCAGATGCTGGCAATTGCAGTGGGTGTATCGGCTTTTATTGTGCTTAGCCTCCTTGTATTACATATTGGCTTAAGAAGACAATTACAGAAGCTGCAAGCACGCTCTGCCAATATGGAAGCGGAAATTCGTCAGTTGCGAGAGCAATTGACAGCGACCGATCTTGCCACGCTGGAAGTGAATGCCTTATTTGATGAGGTGAATCATCCAGAAGATACCTCTCCTTACGCCAAAGCGATTCAATTAGTGAATCAAGGCTATGGCGCGGATGCCGTTGCTGCGCAGTGTGGTATCTCTCGTGGCGAAGCTGATCTCATCATCTCTTTATATAAGTCCAATGCCGGTTAGGAAATAAGCCGTTATGTTAGGTAATGATTTAGTTGGTTCGATTCAGTCGCTAGTTAAAACCTATAGCCCACCGGTTCTAGAGGTTAGCGATACTTTACCTGACGCGCCCAAGTTTATGCCGGGTGAAAAAGTCCAAGCCCATGTGCTGGCTTATTTACCGAATGGCCGCTTTCAAGTTGATATCAAAGATCAGACCCTCGATTTAAACTTACCTAGAAATACCCAGCCGGGGGATTTAATTGATCTAGAAGTGGTAGAAAGTAAAGGTAAGTTAGTTCTTACTTTTCCAAGTACAAACACAAAACCAGAAGTCCCGGTTGAAGAATCGCAAACTCCTAGCCAACAAGTTAGCTTATCTAACCAAGGCAAAATGCTGAGTGCACTGTCGACCGATGCTCAGCAGCAAGGCATGGCTAAAGTTCATGGCCAGCCGCTTAACCCTGTATTAACAGGGGAGCATTTAGAAAAGCTAGATTCCAGCCAGCTATCTCAGCAATTACAAAATAAAGTAGAAACCAGCGGTCTATTTTATGAGTCTCACCAAAAAGAGTGGGTATCAGGCGACCGTAGCTTGCAGGCATTAAAGCAAGAGCCGCAAGCGATGCTAGGTAAGGCGATTGCAACAGAATCGAATGAAATTGCGCAGCAATCTGGCACCTTGCTAAAAAACGATGCGGTGCAGGCCAATCAGAATTTATCTTCTTCTAATCAGTTAGCGAATCAAACGCTAAGTGGCCAAGACCAGCAAATGAACACGCTTGATGCGAATCAGCAGATTCAGCAAATGGTGAAGCAGCAATTGCAGGTGTTGGATCATCGTCAATTCGCTTGGCAGGGTGAGGTTTGGCATAACCAAGAGATGGAATGGTCGGTAAAAGATGAGGGTAGCCCATCTGCAGAAGAGGGCGATGGCCGTAGTTGGTACTCTCAATTGAAACTGACATTACCGCAATTGGGCCAAATGACTATTTCGGTTAGCTTAACCGGTAATCAAGTCGGGGTGAATTTTGTTTCGCCTAACCCGGATACTGTCAGCAAAATTAACCAAGAAAAAGGTCGCTTACTTACCCAAATGGATTCAGCTGGCTTACGGCTTGCCCAAGCACAAGCAAAATCTGACGAAGTAGCACCAACAGACCAGCAATAGTTTGTTATCCTAAACTTGCTGTTTACAGGCAATTCCCATTAACATTACCAATGAATTTAACGCGGATTAACATCCGCTTGTCCTCATCACAAACAGGATCTTCTTTCGGTAATGGCAGACGAATCAGAATACCGCCCTAGTGTGAACCCCTTAGCTGTTGCGATTTCGTATTCAGCAGGAGAGGTTGCGGCCCCGCAAGTGGTCGCCAAAGGGAGAGGGCTGATCGCAGAAGCTATTATTGCGCAAGCAAAAGCCGCTGGTGTGTTTGTGCATGAATCGAAAGAATTGGTCGCGCTGCTGATGCAGGTAGATCTCGACCAGCATATCCCACCAGAGCTATATCGTGCGGTCGCGGAAATTCTCGCCTTTGTGTATTTGCTAGAGCATGGCAGTACCATGGATGCGGCAACGGCGGTATTAGGTAAAGCGGCGTTGCCAGAGGAATTGGAAAAGCGTCCTCCCGCTAGAAGAACACCACAAGGCACGTCGCCAACTGACGCAAAGCCCACCTCTAGCGATAAGCCATAGAGTCGGCTGAATCGCTAGCGTTGATCACCTTTATTTGGTTTGCAATTTGATTTGCAGGCTGATGTAGGTTTGATCTAAAGCGTGCCGAATATCTTCCAAGAATTTTTGAATATCCGCATGGTTTTGACCTGCGCGGCAGAGTATTTCCATTGCTTCCGCTTTGTGAGAGGCGCGGTTAGCGCCAAAATTGAGTAGCGAGCCTTTAATGCTATGCGCTTCTCTGGAGGCGACAGGGAAGTTTTCTTGTTCTACCGCTTTGCGGAGTCTTTCAAACTGAATGGGCGCTTCTTTAACGAAAATATTGGCCAACTCTAGAAGCAATTCTTCTTCGCCATCTAGGCGATCTAATGCGGCATCCCAATCGAGTTGGTAGTGTTCACTTTCAACCTCTTCTGCTGGTTCGTATTGGGCAAGTACTTGTTTTAAATCATCAATTCGGATTGGCTTAGAAAGGTAATCGTCCATGCCTGCTTCTAGGCAGCGTTCTTTATCACCCTGCATGGCATGGGCGGTCATCGCAATAATTGGGGTGTGGTGACCCGTGTTTAGTTCGGTTTGTCTAAATTGCTCTGTCACTTCAATGCCATCTAATTCTGGCATGAGCACATCCATAAAGACTAAATCGAAGGATTCTTCCTGTAACCGTGTTAAGGCGGTACGTCCATCTTCGGCAATAGAAATTTGGTGCCCTAGTTTTTCAAATAAGCGAATCGCTAATTGTTGATTAACCGGGTTATCTTCTGCCAGCAAAATCTTAAAGGCTTTTTTCTGTGGCGTATTGATTGGGGTTGCTGGCGCGCTATTCTCTTCCTCCGTCGCATTTTCTTGGTTCGGATGTAAGATGCCGTAAATGGTTTGGATTAATTCCATTCCTGTAACGGGCTTGACTAAATAGGCTGCAACGCCAATTTCTATCGCTTTTTGCTGATCCTCTTTTCTATCGGTAGACGTCAGCATAATGATGGGTGGGTGATGCGGGTTCCCCATGATATGGGCGGCGGTTTCAAAGCCATCCATTGTCGGCATCATGCCATCTAGCAAAATAGCAGAAGGGGCAGGTTGGGTATTTAGATAGGTAATTGCCGCTGGGCCATTATCAAACATAATGACTTTGGCGCCTGATAGCTGCAACATACCTTCCACAATCCGCCGATTGGTCGGGTTATCGTCAATCACTAAAATCGTGTGATGATGTAGTTGGAGTTTGATTGGGTCGTTACTTGCAAATGCATCTGCTAGGGTAAGCGGCAGGGTAATATCAAAAACTGTACCAATACCCGGTGTGCTTCTTAACTCCATCTTGCCTTGCATTAGCGTGACTAAGCGGCTGCTAATGGTAAGCCCTAACCCAGTTCCACCATATTTTCGGGTGGTTGAGGTGTCTTCTTGGGTAAATGCCTCAAAAATATGTGCTTGTTTTTCCGGGGAGATACCAATCCCTGTATCTTCAATATTAAAGGTCAGTAGGCACTCTTGTTTGCCTTGCTGGATGACCTTCACCCCAAGTAGCACTTCGCCTTCATGGGTAAATTTAATCGCATTGCCAACCAGGTTTAGCAGCACTTGGCGTAAACGGACTGGATCGCCTTTCACAAACCTAGGTACGCCTTCACCAATATCGCACAGGAGCTCTAGCCCTTTTTGATGCGCGTTTAGCGCAACGGTTTTTGCTAGTTCACTCATCAGTTTGTGCAAATCAAACGTGATGGTTTCAATATCGAGTTTACCGGCCTCAATTTTCGAGAAATCGAG encodes:
- the arsA gene encoding arsenical pump-driving ATPase, which gives rise to MRFLDCPPRYLFFTGKGGVGKTSIACATAVKLAAEGKRVLLVSTDPASNVGQVFGESIGNHIKAIAAVPNLFALEIDPQAAAQVYRDRIVGPVRGVLPDAVVKGIEEQLSGACTTEIAAFDEFTELLVESALTADYQHIIFDTAPTGHTIRLLQLPGAWSGFLEEGKGDASCLGPLAGLEKQRAQYKAAVAALADPARTRMVLVARAQRATLREVARTHDELASIGLSEQFLIINGVLPEAEAKQDVLANAIHQRELAALNEMPDILKALPCDQIPLKAFNLVGLDALHQLLLTDVHPSESVLQGEAVAIHAPSLASLVDGLAADEHGLIMLMGKGGVGKTTMAAAVAVELAQRGLPVHLTTSDPAAHLTDTLSGSLPNLTVSRIDPHAETERYRQHILNTKGAKLDAQGRALLEEDLRSPCTEEIAVFQAFSRVIREAGKKFVVMDTAPTGHTLLLLDATGAYHREVSRQMGGTGVHFTTPMMQLQDPKQTKVLIVTLAETTPVLEAANLQADLRRAGIEPWAWVVNNSVAASYSQSPLLRQRALNEQKEIELVATVHAKQYAVIPLLHQEPVGLDRLQALARPQPATSE
- a CDS encoding protein-tyrosine phosphatase family protein gives rise to the protein MQKPYQALIPDHIYFGGADDIQQMADEEQIEVVVDLRAESTGCAASNDHLVWQQIPLGDGASALQSELFQEAIQTVVAAYRDGKKVAFHCGGGKGRTGTVAVGVLLELGVCQQLDEAELMAKSIRPLISLKPDQRKALEQLYPTSK
- a CDS encoding AAA family ATPase, with the protein product MVTVVLNLGGHGETVKPCVSLQPTNTRWNDFGYNYHANVYINFGNGKTPLELQAQVIPIKSYDGKEIVLSNNFDQWLKAELTISSKGWINAETDLVNDEYPRFITLLQGETAYRQLAEIVDDQQLRAEILTKMNDLVFLRHNKHFEPLTELLMQTLQFQLGVMRTGSAFRGIHRGQRYLMGGFKSPQKMDTRSSFSFLCPLRGFQGKPHSLSVDFIDNKLLSDRIHCLVGQNGTGKSRLLREFILAVGNSAASDETVPPFIDNFESTARDDLFKFDGQDYSRVIAISSDAESNFPTAVRSDSRFEYYLINLHRSEIREGGTNISTRLLVDLMRASDLIGQNSRWQIFQKALYGYINISDIYLPLLDDVNHGRAITLDGLKWVSAATLLSIGEQSSLELFGMLDLSREVTFISEGKEISPSSGERMYFRFALNLLSFIDSGYVLVIDEPETHLHPNLVCDFMNLLYDVLTPTNSIALIATHSAYVIREVPTHCAHVYSIDENRIPSEKFVSLKTLGASVESISQAIFADSNVKKFHQRLVRIMGSEGKTIDELIQVYAGLVSPEMLSQVASKLYKDKSAAGAE
- a CDS encoding HNH endonuclease; translated protein: MSNVIPIRVSNNRVLKQIETQKPAMATTVPLLRNAYLNYHAHKGHPAALVPLTLTEAERNALYDIYQGETQKYEVKWIGKFRNAPNQTYCPLCGSPNPSQLEHYLPRAHYPEFTLLSWNLVPTCAICNPKRGHHAHAPMEEMTLVHPYYEEMLFTQNLFSVLIVPPFSAVSFVPVTCPGPFSQKIIRRLERQIEICFDKEKLNRWLANKLWKEMHAELSGIATQKDAMAKIVNKLKIYQKTTGSNSWDSIFFRGLIADDNAVQWLCNTPSDILY
- a CDS encoding aldehyde dehydrogenase (NADP(+)), whose product is MSLTGNMLIAGAATLGDREVIQGINPATNEKLAPNYPGGNATHVDAACEAAWAAFDSYRETSIETRAAFLDAIADEIEAIGDALIDRAVEESGLPRARIQGERGRTCGQLRTFARTVRSGEWLDPRVDNALPERQPLPRADLRQRQVAVGPVAVFGASNFPLAFSVAGGDTASALAAGCPVVVKAHSAHPGTSELVGNAIARAVQKAGLPAGVFSLLFGSGREVGITLVNNPRIKAVGFTGSRSGGMALLRAAQARPEPIPVYAEMSSINPVFLFPAALKARAEALGKGFIGSLTLGSGQFCTNPGLVIALKGADLDRFMTSATETIANSQAQTMLTPGIFAAYQSGVSAIESHASKVANGQTATGPNQCQAQLFTTTAAEFLKNEALQAEIFGSSSLVVQCDTEAEIRQVAEHLEGQLTATLQIDEADIPAAKQLVPTLERKAGRLLVNGWPTGVEVCDAMVHGGPFPATSDTRTTSVGTAAILRFLRPVCYQDFPDSLLPDAIQHSNPLGLRRLVDGVREA
- the arsD gene encoding arsenite efflux transporter metallochaperone ArsD, producing MTTIQTFDPALCCSTGVCGIDVDQMLVAFAADVDWAKQNGAQIERFNLAQQPLVFAENATVKAFLERSGADALPLILVDGEVALAGRYPTRGELARWAGINLVNESKPQSNCCAGSSCC